From Candidatus Methylopumilus planktonicus, a single genomic window includes:
- the rpsI gene encoding 30S ribosomal protein S9: MIGKYNYGTGRRKSSVARVFMKPGKGLITVNDKPADEYFSRYTSRMIFRQPLDLTNTLGTFDINVNVIGGGESGQAGAVRHGITRALIDYDTNLKSTLSQAGFVTRDAREVERKKVGLRKARRRKQFSKR, from the coding sequence ATGATAGGTAAATACAATTACGGAACAGGTCGCAGAAAGAGCTCAGTAGCTCGTGTGTTCATGAAGCCAGGTAAAGGCTTAATTACTGTGAACGACAAACCTGCGGATGAATATTTTTCACGTTATACCTCCCGTATGATTTTTCGCCAACCACTCGACTTAACCAACACGTTAGGCACATTTGATATCAATGTGAACGTTATCGGTGGCGGTGAATCTGGTCAAGCAGGTGCTGTGCGTCATGGCATTACACGTGCATTGATTGACTATGATACAAATTTAAAAAGCACGCTTTCGCAAGCTGGCTTTGTAACACGCGATGCACGCGAAGTTGAGCGTAAAAAAGTGGGTCTTCGAAAAGCTCGTAGACGTAAACAATTCTCGAAACGTTAA
- the argC gene encoding N-acetyl-gamma-glutamyl-phosphate reductase gives MSKIKVGVVGATGYTGVELLRILVKHPHVTIQAVTSRAEAGLSIASLFPSLRGLIDLKFEDPKTANLTNCDLVFFATPNGIAMQEVPALLKAGVKVIDLAADFRLKDANVWEKWYNMPHSCSDLLKDAIYGLPEMNREKIKKASLVANPGCYPTAIQLGFMPLIESGVIDLDDLIADAKSGVSGAGRKAEVNALMAEASDNFKAYGVEGHRHLPEITQGLSSLANQAVHLTFVPHLTPMIRGIHATLYATLTKKTDIQALFEARYKDESFVDVMPKGSHPETRSVRGSNQCRISIHQPQGSHKVVILSVIDNLVKGAAGQAVQNMNLMFDFPEISGLDLVPLMP, from the coding sequence ATGTCCAAGATTAAAGTAGGCGTGGTCGGTGCGACTGGTTATACCGGCGTTGAGCTATTAAGAATTCTAGTCAAACATCCTCATGTGACGATCCAGGCTGTGACGTCTAGAGCAGAGGCTGGTTTATCGATTGCGAGCTTATTTCCAAGCTTAAGAGGTCTCATTGATCTTAAATTTGAAGATCCGAAGACGGCTAATTTAACGAATTGTGACCTCGTGTTTTTTGCGACGCCTAATGGGATTGCCATGCAAGAAGTACCAGCACTTCTTAAAGCCGGGGTCAAAGTGATTGATTTGGCAGCTGATTTTAGGCTAAAAGACGCTAACGTCTGGGAAAAGTGGTACAACATGCCGCATTCATGTAGCGATCTACTAAAAGATGCTATTTATGGCCTGCCGGAGATGAATAGAGAAAAAATTAAAAAGGCATCACTTGTGGCTAATCCCGGCTGTTATCCCACAGCTATTCAATTGGGATTTATGCCATTGATCGAATCAGGTGTGATCGACCTTGATGATTTAATCGCAGATGCTAAATCAGGTGTATCTGGAGCCGGCAGAAAAGCTGAAGTAAATGCATTGATGGCGGAAGCTTCCGATAACTTTAAAGCATACGGAGTCGAAGGGCATAGACATTTACCCGAAATCACTCAAGGGCTTAGTAGTCTTGCGAATCAGGCAGTGCATTTAACTTTTGTGCCTCATTTAACGCCTATGATTAGAGGCATACACGCAACACTTTATGCAACGCTTACTAAAAAAACAGATATACAAGCACTTTTTGAAGCAAGATATAAAGATGAGTCTTTTGTAGACGTCATGCCAAAAGGGTCTCATCCAGAAACAAGATCTGTAAGAGGCTCAAATCAATGTCGCATCAGTATCCATCAGCCGCAAGGAAGCCATAAGGTTGTTATTTTATCTGTCATTGATAATCTCGTGAAAGGCGCGGCAGGACAGGCTGTTCAGAATATGAATCTTATGTTTGATTTTCCAGAGATTTCTGGGCTTGATCTTGTGCCCTTGATGCCATAA
- a CDS encoding bactofilin family protein — MFFNKKNKARTIDTLIDKNISVRGNVTYSGGIRVDGSIQGNLTELPGTAGTLIMGNKSRIKGNVSAHTAIIGGDVTGNIICAEYLELHANAKIMGDIEYKVIEIHAGAKVYGRLKEVAKDYQTQKKK; from the coding sequence ATGTTTTTTAATAAAAAAAATAAAGCGCGTACGATCGATACGCTGATTGATAAAAACATTTCGGTGCGCGGAAATGTGACTTATTCAGGGGGAATTCGTGTGGATGGTTCAATTCAAGGCAACCTCACTGAACTTCCAGGCACAGCAGGCACTCTTATTATGGGTAACAAGAGTCGCATTAAGGGAAATGTTTCTGCACACACGGCTATTATTGGTGGAGATGTGACTGGTAATATCATATGTGCTGAATATTTAGAGCTTCATGCAAATGCCAAAATCATGGGCGATATCGAATATAAGGTGATAGAAATTCATGCAGGTGCTAAAGTGTACGGACGGCTTAAAGAAGTAGCTAAAGATTATCAGACACAAAAAAAGAAATAA
- the erpA gene encoding iron-sulfur cluster insertion protein ErpA, which yields MNQIVESKEMEMPTPLIFTDNAVKKVKALIEEEGQPELKLRVFVSGGGCSGFQYGFTFEETTNEDDTQVTKDSVTLLIDPMSLQYLMGAEIDYQDSVQGSQFVIKNPNAQTTCGCGSSFSA from the coding sequence ATGAATCAAATCGTTGAATCAAAAGAAATGGAAATGCCAACCCCACTTATTTTTACAGATAATGCTGTAAAAAAGGTCAAGGCATTGATTGAAGAAGAAGGTCAGCCAGAGTTAAAACTTCGTGTATTCGTAAGTGGTGGCGGATGTTCAGGATTTCAATATGGATTTACATTTGAAGAAACTACGAATGAAGATGATACGCAAGTCACAAAAGATTCAGTGACTTTGCTCATTGATCCTATGAGTTTGCAGTATTTAATGGGCGCTGAAATTGATTACCAAGACAGTGTTCAAGGCTCGCAATTTGTGATTAAGAATCCAAACGCACAAACAACATGCGGTTGTGGTTCTTCCTTCTCAGCTTAA
- the gltA gene encoding citrate synthase, which produces MKSTKVTLNFDQESTSIELPLVKSTMGNDAIDIRQLGTHQIFSYDPGFMSTASCSSEITFIDGEKGLLLYRGYPIEQLAEHYDFLDVAYLLMHGELPKPQEKETFSTTITRHTMLHDQLNNIFRGFRRDAHPMAVMVGVVGSMSAFYNDSMDVSDAQHRLIAAHQLLAKVPTIAAWSFKYRSGQPFTYPQNHLNYAENFMHMMFATPCEEYKINPVLAKAFERILILHADHEQNASTSTVRLAGSSGANPFACIAAGIASLWGPAHGGANEATLKMLEEIEDESRIGAFIKRAKDKDDSFRMMGFGHRIYRNKDPRAEIMRKTCHEVLNELGLKDDPIFKLAMKLEQIALEDEYFIEKKLYPNVDFYSGIVMRAMGIPNSMFTAVFALARTAGWVAQWNEMVGQPGNKIGRPRQVYTGKPRRDVPKNN; this is translated from the coding sequence ATGAAATCAACTAAAGTCACATTAAACTTCGATCAAGAATCAACATCCATAGAATTGCCTTTGGTCAAAAGTACCATGGGTAATGATGCGATTGATATTCGCCAATTAGGGACTCATCAAATCTTTAGTTATGATCCTGGTTTTATGTCGACGGCTTCGTGTAGCTCTGAAATTACTTTTATTGATGGCGAAAAAGGTCTTTTACTTTATCGTGGCTATCCTATTGAACAGCTTGCAGAACATTATGACTTCTTAGATGTGGCCTATCTCTTGATGCATGGTGAATTACCAAAACCACAAGAAAAAGAAACATTTTCGACTACCATTACTCGCCATACAATGCTCCACGATCAGCTCAATAATATTTTTCGTGGGTTTAGACGTGATGCTCACCCTATGGCTGTTATGGTAGGTGTCGTAGGCTCTATGTCTGCATTCTATAACGATAGTATGGATGTCTCAGACGCCCAACATCGTTTAATTGCAGCACACCAATTATTAGCAAAGGTTCCTACGATAGCAGCTTGGAGTTTCAAATATCGATCAGGGCAACCATTTACCTACCCACAAAATCATTTAAATTATGCTGAGAATTTTATGCATATGATGTTTGCAACGCCATGTGAAGAATACAAAATTAACCCTGTACTCGCTAAAGCTTTTGAGCGCATTTTAATTCTTCATGCAGACCATGAACAAAATGCATCAACTTCTACAGTAAGACTCGCGGGCTCTTCAGGGGCAAACCCTTTTGCATGTATCGCTGCAGGCATTGCATCTCTTTGGGGTCCAGCGCACGGCGGTGCAAACGAAGCTACTTTGAAAATGCTCGAAGAAATTGAAGATGAAAGTCGTATTGGTGCATTTATCAAACGCGCAAAAGATAAAGATGATTCATTCCGTATGATGGGCTTTGGTCATCGCATTTATCGCAACAAAGACCCACGTGCAGAAATTATGCGCAAGACCTGCCATGAAGTTCTCAATGAACTTGGTTTAAAAGATGATCCTATTTTTAAACTTGCAATGAAGTTAGAACAAATTGCACTCGAGGATGAATACTTCATTGAGAAAAAACTTTATCCCAATGTGGATTTCTATTCTGGCATTGTGATGCGAGCTATGGGGATTCCTAATTCAATGTTTACTGCCGTATTTGCACTTGCAAGAACAGCCGGCTGGGTCGCTCAATGGAATGAAATGGTAGGTCAGCCTGGCAATAAAATTGGCAGGCCGCGCCAAGTTTACACAGGTAAACCTCGACGCGACGTTCCTAAAAATAATTAG
- a CDS encoding anhydro-N-acetylmuramic acid kinase, with product MENSGNKPFTILHMNELFIGLMSGTSLDGMDAVLVNFGDSPQDIKIMGHSYVPYEDTLKKSLLGLHLPYTNELEDSLIAGNIVSQKAYQAIEALLKKTGTTPKDVKAIGFHGQTIRHQPQKGFTLQIGNPALLAELSYINVIADFRSRDVAAGGQGAPLVPAFHKEIFSHPTTHRAIVNIGGIANITLLNPETSVSGFDSGPGNLLLDHWSQKHLRKAFDEDGSWAKEGELIQTLLDAFFKDPYFEKTAPKSTGRDHFNEAWLIKHLQKSYPTQDIQRTLLELTALGISKAIGTHNTNITEIYLCGGGALNSFLVERLKSLMPQIKIQLTDALGMPTQHVEAAAFAWLAKQTLFLKAGNLPQVTGAKGLRILGAIYPA from the coding sequence ATGGAAAATAGCGGAAATAAACCATTTACAATCCTACACATGAATGAATTATTTATAGGTCTTATGTCTGGCACCAGCCTTGATGGGATGGATGCTGTGCTTGTTAATTTTGGTGATTCGCCTCAAGACATCAAAATTATGGGTCATAGTTATGTCCCCTACGAAGATACATTGAAAAAAAGTCTTTTAGGACTTCATTTACCGTATACCAATGAGCTCGAAGATAGCCTCATCGCAGGCAATATAGTGAGCCAAAAAGCCTATCAAGCTATTGAAGCTTTACTTAAAAAAACAGGTACTACACCCAAAGACGTCAAAGCGATTGGGTTTCATGGACAAACCATTCGCCATCAGCCACAAAAAGGCTTCACCTTGCAAATTGGAAATCCTGCGCTCTTAGCTGAGCTTTCTTATATCAATGTGATTGCTGATTTTCGCAGTCGCGATGTTGCAGCAGGGGGACAGGGCGCCCCCTTAGTACCTGCATTTCATAAAGAAATTTTTTCACACCCAACAACGCATCGTGCGATTGTAAATATTGGTGGGATTGCCAACATCACCCTATTAAATCCCGAAACTTCAGTATCAGGCTTTGATAGTGGGCCTGGCAATCTTTTATTAGATCACTGGAGTCAAAAGCACCTTCGTAAAGCATTCGATGAGGATGGTTCTTGGGCCAAGGAAGGCGAGCTTATTCAAACGCTTCTTGATGCATTTTTTAAAGATCCTTATTTTGAAAAAACTGCGCCCAAAAGCACAGGTCGCGATCACTTCAATGAAGCTTGGCTCATCAAACACTTACAAAAATCCTACCCCACTCAAGATATCCAAAGAACGCTATTGGAACTCACCGCATTAGGTATTTCAAAAGCGATAGGTACTCATAACACAAATATCACAGAAATTTATCTGTGTGGTGGTGGCGCTTTAAATAGTTTTTTAGTTGAGCGATTAAAATCATTAATGCCTCAAATAAAAATCCAACTCACCGATGCCCTTGGCATGCCGACACAACATGTGGAAGCTGCTGCATTTGCATGGCTTGCAAAACAAACACTATTTTTAAAAGCAGGTAACTTACCTCAAGTCACTGGCGCTAAAGGCTTGCGTATTTTAGGTGCAATCTATCCCGCCTAA
- the tyrS gene encoding tyrosine--tRNA ligase, translating to MATEINQALALIKRGAEEILLEEELLEKLKKGKPLRVKAGFDPTAPDLHLGHTVLLNKLRQFQDLGHHVLFLIGDFTGMIGDPTGKSATRPPLSQDEVKKNADSYADQVFKILKRDQTEVVFNSKWLTDLGAAGMLKLAASHTVARMLERDDFSKRYKANQPIAIHEFLYPLLQGYDSVALKADVELGGTDQKFNLLMGRELQKQSGQSPQCVITMPLLEGLDGVQKMSKSLGNYIGINEAPEIIFAKIMSVSDELMWRYIELLSFAPMDEIAGWKAHVKAGQNPRDIKVTFAQEIVARFHSKEAAIEALENFETRSKGGIPDNIPEVNITIQADTIGILQLLKEASLVASTSEAMRLIEGGGIKIDGERLEDGKKMVSKNSEFVAQVGKRKFAKIKVL from the coding sequence GTGGCTACTGAAATCAATCAAGCGTTAGCACTCATCAAACGAGGCGCCGAAGAAATTCTTCTAGAAGAAGAGCTTCTCGAAAAACTTAAAAAAGGTAAGCCTTTAAGAGTTAAGGCCGGCTTTGATCCTACAGCCCCTGATCTTCATTTAGGCCATACTGTTTTATTAAATAAACTAAGACAGTTTCAGGACTTAGGCCATCATGTTTTATTTTTAATTGGCGACTTCACGGGCATGATTGGTGACCCCACTGGCAAAAGTGCAACACGCCCCCCTCTATCTCAAGATGAAGTGAAAAAAAATGCTGACAGCTATGCCGATCAAGTTTTTAAAATATTGAAGCGCGATCAAACCGAGGTTGTTTTTAATTCAAAGTGGCTGACTGATTTAGGTGCAGCAGGCATGCTTAAATTAGCTGCAAGCCATACAGTAGCTCGTATGTTAGAGCGCGATGATTTTAGTAAAAGATATAAAGCCAATCAGCCCATCGCTATTCATGAATTTCTATATCCTCTTCTTCAGGGTTATGACTCGGTGGCATTGAAAGCAGACGTGGAATTAGGTGGTACTGATCAAAAATTTAATTTATTAATGGGTCGCGAGTTACAAAAGCAATCAGGTCAATCTCCCCAATGTGTCATTACCATGCCGCTTCTCGAAGGTTTGGATGGGGTACAAAAAATGTCTAAATCCTTGGGCAATTACATAGGGATTAATGAAGCACCTGAAATCATATTTGCAAAAATTATGTCAGTTTCAGATGAATTAATGTGGCGATATATTGAGCTACTTTCTTTTGCACCCATGGATGAGATTGCAGGCTGGAAAGCCCATGTCAAAGCAGGTCAAAATCCTCGCGACATTAAAGTCACGTTTGCTCAAGAAATTGTAGCGCGCTTTCATTCAAAAGAGGCTGCTATTGAGGCGTTAGAAAATTTCGAGACGCGCTCTAAAGGAGGTATTCCAGACAATATTCCTGAAGTAAATATCACGATTCAGGCTGATACGATTGGCATTTTGCAGCTTCTTAAAGAAGCCTCACTTGTGGCGAGCACATCTGAAGCCATGCGCCTCATCGAAGGCGGCGGCATAAAAATTGACGGAGAGCGTCTTGAAGATGGTAAAAAAATGGTTTCTAAAAATAGTGAATTTGTGGCCCAGGTGGGCAAGCGAAAATTCGCAAAGATTAAAGTTCTTTAA
- the rimP gene encoding ribosome maturation factor RimP, which translates to MEKLETLIEKTLQQLGYELADLEISNRGKLLRVYIDKPDSVTIDDCTLVSNHLGHVLTVEQDLDYDRLEVSSPGMDRVLKKLADFERFKGERASVKLRMPLDARKNFLGTIDGTEKDTVLLLCEGELYRFALSNIDKARLSPEFKR; encoded by the coding sequence ATGGAAAAGCTTGAAACATTAATTGAAAAAACCTTACAGCAACTCGGCTATGAGTTGGCAGATTTGGAGATTTCAAATCGAGGAAAGCTTTTGCGTGTTTATATTGATAAGCCTGATTCAGTGACGATTGATGATTGCACTTTAGTGAGCAACCATTTAGGCCACGTTCTTACCGTAGAGCAGGATTTAGATTACGACCGACTAGAGGTTTCATCCCCTGGTATGGATCGCGTGTTAAAGAAATTAGCTGATTTTGAACGCTTTAAAGGTGAGCGGGCTTCTGTGAAGCTAAGAATGCCTTTAGATGCGCGTAAAAATTTTTTAGGCACGATTGATGGGACAGAAAAAGATACTGTACTTTTGTTGTGCGAGGGTGAGCTCTATCGCTTCGCTTTATCAAATATTGATAAAGCTCGATTGAGCCCAGAATTTAAACGTTAG
- the nusA gene encoding transcription termination factor NusA yields MSREILLLVDALAHEKNVNKDVVFEALESALASATKKKNTEDIDVRVEIDRDTGEYKSFRRWTFLNDELIENEHAQISLLDPRAEGKVENDTIEVPLESIEFGRIGAQAAKQVILQKVREAEREQILEDFLGRNEKLVTGVIKRMDRGNGIIEVGRIEAVLPRDQMIPKENLRIGDRVRAYLTNVERSHRGPQLILSRTAPEFLVRLFELEVPEIEEGLLEIKSASRDPGLRSKIAVKANDQRIDPVGTCVGMRGSRVQAVTGELAGERVDIVLWSMEPAQFVINAMAPAEVSSIVVDEEKHSMDVVVNEENLAQAIGRNGQNVRLASELTGWNINILTEEESSKKNEEEYASTSQLFMAKLDVDEDVADILVQEGFSTLEEIAYVPLQEMVEIEAFDEDTVNELRSRARAALLTEAIAKEEKVEEAAEDLLTMEGMDDATANLLASKGISKMDDLADLAVDELVEMTSMDEERAKQLIMTARAPWFV; encoded by the coding sequence ATGAGTCGCGAGATTTTATTGTTAGTAGATGCTTTAGCCCATGAAAAAAATGTGAACAAAGATGTGGTCTTTGAGGCTCTTGAATCAGCCTTGGCTTCAGCTACAAAGAAAAAAAATACAGAAGATATTGATGTGCGCGTTGAAATTGATCGTGACACAGGTGAATATAAATCTTTTAGACGTTGGACTTTTTTAAATGATGAGCTCATTGAGAATGAACACGCTCAAATTTCTCTTCTGGATCCTCGCGCTGAAGGCAAGGTCGAAAACGATACGATTGAAGTGCCTTTGGAGTCGATTGAATTTGGACGTATCGGCGCACAAGCTGCAAAACAAGTCATCTTACAAAAAGTACGCGAAGCTGAAAGAGAACAAATTTTAGAAGATTTCTTGGGCCGCAATGAAAAATTAGTGACCGGTGTAATCAAACGTATGGATCGCGGAAATGGAATCATTGAAGTGGGTCGTATTGAAGCGGTCCTTCCTCGTGATCAAATGATCCCTAAAGAAAATTTACGTATCGGCGATCGTGTAAGAGCCTATCTGACAAACGTTGAAAGAAGTCATCGCGGACCACAGCTTATTTTATCTAGAACAGCACCTGAATTTCTTGTGCGTTTATTTGAACTTGAAGTACCAGAAATTGAAGAAGGCTTACTAGAAATTAAATCGGCATCACGTGACCCAGGGTTGCGTTCAAAAATTGCTGTGAAAGCAAACGATCAAAGAATTGATCCAGTAGGCACATGTGTAGGTATGCGAGGATCAAGGGTTCAAGCAGTGACAGGTGAGCTTGCAGGAGAGCGTGTCGATATTGTTTTATGGTCCATGGAGCCAGCACAGTTTGTTATCAATGCGATGGCACCGGCTGAAGTTTCAAGCATTGTGGTCGATGAAGAAAAACACAGTATGGATGTTGTAGTGAATGAAGAAAATTTAGCGCAAGCAATTGGGCGAAATGGACAAAACGTTCGTCTTGCCTCCGAGCTTACAGGTTGGAATATTAATATACTGACAGAAGAAGAGTCCTCTAAGAAAAATGAAGAGGAATATGCAAGTACGAGCCAATTATTCATGGCGAAACTTGATGTGGACGAAGATGTGGCCGACATTCTTGTGCAAGAAGGATTTAGCACGCTAGAAGAAATTGCTTATGTGCCATTGCAAGAGATGGTAGAGATCGAAGCGTTCGATGAAGATACGGTGAATGAACTTCGTTCGCGCGCACGTGCAGCTCTTCTCACTGAAGCGATTGCAAAAGAAGAAAAAGTTGAAGAAGCGGCAGAAGACCTTCTCACAATGGAAGGCATGGATGACGCTACGGCTAACCTTCTTGCTTCAAAAGGTATTTCGAAAATGGATGATCTTGCAGATCTTGCTGTAGATGAATTGGTTGAAATGACTTCAATGGATGAAGAGCGTGCGAAACAGTTAATCATGACTGCTAGAGCGCCTTGGTTTGTTTAA